The Manduca sexta isolate Smith_Timp_Sample1 unplaced genomic scaffold, JHU_Msex_v1.0 HiC_scaffold_2203, whole genome shotgun sequence genome includes the window ATCTAATCAattgtaattgaatatttatcaaaatcataattaaatatttacctgcGACCATCTCTTTCTGTGCCGAATCTTGGATTTATCTTTTAAATGACAAATCAACTTATTTTTCCCTGGCATGGTCCAAATTAGTTTTCCGCCGTACGGGGTGGGGTATTTCTTGGGGGGCCTTAACCTCACGTTAGTTAGATGCACTTCGGAAGCCGCTTCGTCCACCGCATCCACTAGGCACTTCACGAAGCGATTCACCTGCGAGTCTTCGGCACTGTGATCGGATATTTCAAAAGCGTCATCCATGAAAATATGACCTgaagtaaaaacattttaaatcagTATTTATATGTTCAGCAAGTTAcccgaaatataattaaaaaagttttaaaggggccactgtaatttttataaattactacaaTAAGAAAAGTGAATTTTTAGCAATAAGGTACATCTTTCACattgaatttatgataataatttgtgtCTCAATATACAAACAGTCAGAGatacaaaatcataatattagtaaattttaagttgaatatttgtttttttgttaatatcaaTTTGCATGGTTACTTTAAAATGACCCAGCAATAGACTGTCGAATATAAACATGGTATGACTAAGGCTATCTATGTATTCCGAAGCAGTCGCtatgtcattatattttgtGACGAATCGGACAAGTGGCGAATGTTTTCCGAAGTTCGATAGCCAGATGGTTTAAGTATTGGGCATGGATAACGGGGAATTCTGCGGGGGACAttgatatattacatatttctcGGGGCTAGCTGATATCAACTGATACGGGAGGTGGATGTCATGACTAACTTCAAGGTGGCTTACTGAGCAGCAATAATGTAGAAAAGTGCACAATCAattgaaattgattttaatcaGTGTGCATTGTACACAATTAATCAGacgataataatttatatgtagttACTATCGCTATGCCCATCTCGATTATCAGGCGcacatcattaaatttatattttacgatgTAGAgctaagaaaagaaaaaaattgaggctaaaaatacttgatattttatgaatgtaagTAAtcctttataaacattttatcagATTTCCGAATTACAAATGCAAACGATAACGACAGTGACGTAACTAATGCACCCAAACTTTTTTGTGATACAATAGGGTGCAAGTTTATGGCCTCACAAATTCTAATCTCGAGCAACTTGAGTATCTAAGATTCAGATTGCCCAATTTGAGAACTGAACCCAAAGCCTCGCGACATGCTGGCGCAAGCTTGGTGAGGACTAAGGAGTGCATGAGAGGCGTGAGGGTTGTGTGTCGCTTACACTCGAGTTCGTAGTAGTCGGGGTCGACGATGCCGAGGTACTTCTGCGCGACGCGGCGCGCTCTGGTCCTCGTCGAGGCGGAAGATAGACTTCAAGAACTCGATCATCTCCTCATTGGTCTCGTGCCACATTGTCGCACACACTTGTATTCTGCAAttcgtaaaatataaacagtgaAAAGTAACATCATTTTttctgaatataataaaattaataattataaataaataatctatttgaaaatgaaatgatcattcatcaaaattttctattatgatttttttaaataagtttgtaatttttatttaattttgcttaTTTCAATATACTTGCGGTATTTAAGTCGTGAgacaaataatgttattaagttTGAAATGAGTAATTACCTGGTTATCGAATCGGATGGTTTGATATCTTTTACGATGGCAAGATCGCTTCCAACCGACGAATCGTCGCCAAGACCCTTCAAATCCTAAAAgagaataattataacattttgatCCAATTTTCTGGATTCATTCACGGAAACAGTCCATAGCAGTGGATATTTTACTGCTATTATCCATATTAGGTATTATGTAGTATTAAAAATTTGGTCATGAAAGATTTATAGAATAGCTTTAGGAAGAGATAATTGATTAGTTTTGATCATCTGGATAAAGTTAAGTGAGTTTTTATCACTGACTTGCCGATCCCTTTTTCTATAACTCAATGCGTTATATTTACTTGCGAGAACAACATTAAAGCTTTCTAACTTCGCACCATATTGTAGATAATGCCACGCCACCATAGTGTAATTAATGGGTATTGTGTGATGTATCGCCTCACCGTGACGACCGCAGTGCAATAATACGCAGCGTTGTGATGCAAAATAGggtattgctattgtttatgggtagACGTGTCGCTTATCATTAGGCGAGCGGCTTATTCATCTCGACATTCAGTTTTATAAACCTCAAAACTCACCTCAACCTGGCAATCATTATCCAAATCCTTAGTCCTGTTTAACAGCAACGATTGGTCGATTAGCGGTCCGATGTACCACGGTTTGGCAAACAGTTTGTCAGTTGCGGAGAGGCGCTCGCATCGCGGCTGCCACGTGTGAAACACGATCCACGCTTGAGATATGAGCCACAGTAACCACACCCACGCCATCTCGTGGCCCACGTACTCCCGCAAGAAGTACACTGGAAATATGCgtataagtaaatttttgtcGAATCGtcataaatagaatttaaaaaaggtgtttaatttgaaggtttttttgttattattcgtGAACATACCATattcagataaaatatttatttcttatataattcataaaattagtaaggtcaggtggggcaagtgcgccgacggggtaagtgcacctgccctaaaaaatctaaaactattgatgttatacaattaccgcaatcttatatctatgctactaactgaaatgcagttccactaaaaaacacaaatggctctgttcattttaatacgatttattcgccattttattttaagtgtcatttagacctgtaaacagagatgaccccgtgaaagataacatcaaatatttcaagatatttaacatatttctgtaaaccagtaaggtgagtacatagtttaaactttttattttaacttcctgcccaaattttatctatatatactataaaaatggtttttttagcaatgcgaaaaatcCACCTCAAAATTGtcagtagggcaagtgcgccacagttaatagtcgtatggcgcacttacccctaaaccatatattaccaacctttttgagaataagttttactaatatgacttattattattaaaatgtaacagcatcatttttgtactcaaggtattttgttttgagccgacttaaataaaaaggtgtATTAGTTGATTCGTcagatatttgtttgttttaaatggttcgtttttacaaaagaagaaATGAGAAATGTTATAAGGCTTAAATCCTAAGTTTTTgggttataacgcattcaaaaatgttaattcctacataattgtatgtttttttagtttttagaaataaaatggatttcgtattaaagctaccatttctttataacaacatatccgcacataaaactctaatattaataccaaaatatagcaaaaaatgggtaaaatgttttgaagccctgatttacaaatatatggcgcacttgccccgaatttgatttgacagccatagtttgttataatattgagttataaaaattatccaagagcaatgcgggtaaaacttatttttctctggactaaaatgagtgttttctttataatgtttcatattgacgtttttttacacaggcgcacttaccccatttccggaggcaagtgcgcctactaccatctttttactttgagcaaaatattattaaattattgtctgatttccttgaataactataggtcgttatcacaaaataccaaatattcttaaattaataaaattacattcttaagtcagcacaaaaagaaattattttgcattgaatccagctatgataattttatggcgcacttaccccgactgaccttatgtatttacatacaatCCTAGAAgaacccaaaaataaatattaagtactttgtTATGAAGCATATAACAATAATGTGACATCAGTGTTTATTTCAGACAGAGTTCGCAGAAATTACAATGCtatcaataaatcaaaataatttatctttaaattctgataaaacaaattctttagtATGTCTCATCCGGtcttaactttaattaattatgacgTCTTATACTTTGCGTCtccttcatttatttttcaataaagatttaatgaataaatacggAGAATTTACGATTTcattgtatgtatataaatttattaattgtttgtcTCTAATACTATGACAGTCAAAAATTAACTAATGAAGATTaaacttcaaataaaaatctaaccCCTTATAAGCAAGATTGTAATTGaatcaataaatcaaaataattatcggATAATattctgataaaataataacaaatagtttagtaaatcttataaggatttaaaatattaatatcttttttatcagcatataaccattatcaaacaattttacaatatttaaatgaattgtaAAAATCTATGTCAGTACTTTCCAGCACCCACTATGATAACATTATCATAGTATGGATTATGAGACAATTTccgattttaacaaaatttacgCAATAACTAAGTAAACCTAAAAATATACCTCGCTACCGTTGTAAAATCGGAACACACTGTATATTAAAAGGCTTGATGGACAACTgagtattaaaattgttttcctGTCTTCAAACCAATATGATACCTATAAAGTCCGCGCCACGTTTTTGTATGCTATTTAATGTATGCAAGGATAGTTTAAATTTTACAGATTGTTAGCGTGCAATGCTTTAGCCAAGGAGGTCtaataacttataaaacaaGCCTTATAAACCTATTCAAAATCATTAAGGTTCACAAAAGATTATATGCTATAGCTAATAGTGCTTACCAGGTGGTATCTCGTAAAACAAATTGTCAGGTATAGTTTTATGGAAAGCGCAAGGGTCTGCATTTCTCATTCCGCAGAAAGCAATAAGGAGGTTGATTGCCACGGGCCCGACGAGAGTCAATGCTAAAGTGAaactaaaattttgtataagaattttgcAAGCAAACTTGGCACTTCCGAAACAGAAGTAGGCTGCTCCCACTTGAATTAATGCGACCCACAATGCTGAGGTCCATATCGCGTCCAATTCGAATATACCTCCGGTGACGTCATAGCCTATGGTTTCGTCATCTCGGACTACTATTAGAACCTGTGGAAGAAGATAATTGTAAGTCCTATCAGTATATATTATGCTAATGACATCGTTTTACCAGTTCTCTTTCTGCTATTTTGCACTGGAATGCTATCAGATAAGCTATCTTGTATTTCATTATGAAGTGATTATTCAAGGCTCACAGATTTCGCCGTTCCGAAAAATACAGATGTGTTATTTaaaccaattaatatttaaaaacatacttcGGCGTCTAGACgtaatttacacaaatatagTAGGTACGCATCTTAATAGGCCATTATTCAAAAGAATTACATTGAAAGCGAACACCTCGTTAACGACATACTGTCTCTCTCCAAAGGCTTTGCTGGCGTGAGTGAAAAAGGTAAACGGATTGTCATTTTGCATATGCAGCGATATTAAAATGCATGCCATAAACACTATAATCTTCCAAACAGATAGCACCCGCTGAGTGTAGTACCGAGTCCTCTTGAGGTTGTCGCGTAGTTCCTGCAGCACCGTAAAAACTAAAACGAAACCAAAAAGCCAATTATAAAACTAGATCAAGAAGTAAAATTTgttccaaaatatatatatcgccACATCTAATGACATATTCTTAAATCATCTCTAAGCCcaaaatttggtttaaaaacaGACTCTACATTATGGTTTATTcatcaatatcaaaattattactaCTTGATACAAATGATCTCACCATAACTTTTATTGTAGGTGTCAACAAAATTCTCCCAGAAGCCTAGAGACACTAACACACATGCAACTGGTATGGTCCATAGAACTGGCGTTCTTTCCATAAGAGGCCAAACAACAAACGCCGTGGCTTGTGCCGATATCGCCAATACAtccaatatcaattttatagaaaacttaGAATCCATTCGGTCTCTCGTGAAAATGTTTAGCAATGCAGGGATAGCGCACATGGCGTTCATCAACATGGCTCCTTTCACAGCGTCTAATTCTGgtagaattattaatacaaGTGCTGCTATTCCTATTGCTTGTAGTGTCTCTGTTATGAAAGCCTGGAATAATATTGTCAATGATAAACATTAGAGTAAATTGCAGATTTTATCAAAAGTCTATTATGACTTAATGGTTTTTAAGCAGAGTGAGAAAAAGGCTATATCTTGACTGATTGTTACTAAAAATGCTgaaacttaaatcaaaatagAGCAGCAATAAAGTACCGAGTCCCTCGTGTTTAGAGTAGTATACGTTCACaatacttacaataataaactGTGTTTTGGTTGGTTTCTTGGCAGTTTTGAAGAAGCATATCCTGACGGATCTCAAAAACACCCCTAACTCCGGCACACCGAATACAATAAGTGCTGCCCATAGCCATGTTATTCTTTCTTCTAAACTGTGTACCGTTATGAACTGTTGGTCTAAAGCTGAAGTCCACAAAAGAGGAAATTATTACCGTGAGGTAAATATATGTTATACGTTCCATCATAGAATCCATCTAACaaacactttaaataaaaatgcaaacatatattgtttaaaaggtTGGACCAATATTGTCGAGTTCTACCTAACTGAAAAAACAGCAATTCGATAAACTACGTTGGCAGCTAATACTGATCCGGTACAATTGTATGCAACAGGTCCTAACTATTTAGctgtaaatacttattataacttACCAAGTCGTCTATTGCAGTGAGTAATTTGTCTGTCTTTCTTCAGTTGTGACGTAATAAATAGAAGAGTTCCTTTAGCTATGACTGCGGAACCCAGTACTGCACAAAAAACCAATATGTAGGCAAGCACTTTTAAGATTTTTACGCTTGTTTCTATCCAATTTTTTGTGGCCATAGATCCACTCTCCTTTTTCACCGGAATCTCTCGAAATAGATTCCATCCTTTTGTTTCTTGTGCAGTTCTTtgactacaaataaataataaaaataattacaaataaaaatctataagtgACTAAGTCTAGTctagtagaaatataaatattggaaaCCCAGAAGATTCCAGGTTCAATTTCCAGAGATTTGATGttcgttattttttagttttgggATAGGTACTtgattataagtttaaaaataagttaacaaaATGGCCGTATCATGTGTTCTTCATGGTTCTTCATTGCCTTTACTTTTAGAGcttgatttttaatattctataggTTCAAGAGTCCATCggaatattagtatttatactttattatctaCAAGGGTTttggattaaattaattaaacaataccGCTATCTAAAAGTGACCGTTATCTACTAATGACACCCACACTGAGTCAACCACATATTTGCAAACTGTTGCAATACCAATGACGTCACGACGACTTTCCAATCTAAAAAGGTATGCAAGTATGTACTATACATAGATATTCTAATTTAACCTTcacattttacaaaacaatgatACAGGAAATTAAACATAGGTATTCctattgattaaattttatcaatatttgatCAGACATTGTGATGCGTACAGAGGGAAATGGCTACCTGcattatctttaataataaaggcGTGCCTatgtatgcatgtttttttatttattaattattcaaaagtaAACCGGTAAGTAAGATAAAGGTACCTATTTCAGTCATATACGCCATTGCTCACAGACATATGCTCTTAAACACATCTaagatattaacataaaattgtacAGATGAGGCCGCATTTCCATTCCATAAGTAGCCTGTATGCACGCTTGGACTGGTATGCAACTAGAATAGTAGAAATGTAAACATGCATGCAAGCTGTAATTCTAATGAAGGTAGTATTATATGGACATGCAAGTGTGACATGATAGCTGCAAGCAAGCACTTCCACAGTGAAAGCGCGGCTTAAGTTAAGGGAAGTTTTCGTGTATAGAaactgttatgtaaaattactGATAAAACCAAAGAGATCGCGTTGTAGCACTGCAATAACcaattattactaatataaatcaGTACAGTTCAAAATCTTTTACATTCTTCAATTAATCATGTCCTGTGCCTAATACAATGGTGCAAAAACttatgtaggtaggtacgtccgtctagatataaataaaaatgttttgaactACAAACATTACACTTTGCTAGTAACAGCGGctacatttataaaaagatgCCACGTaccactttgtaatttaaaaacctaaatgGGGGTTGTTATTTAGAGCGGTCGCTGCTGTCCTTGtcattcagttgtataaaaattaaacaggtACATATGAATATACGTACCttttatacaactgaatgaATGAGCTCTCTTTTGTATCAGTATTAAAGATGCAACGGTAGCAGTTTAGCCGGATATCGGATATCCGGCCAACCTTAAAGCCGTATTGCCGGATATTCGGCATATCTAAGCACTTAACATACACTTACTCATTCATGATAGTGGTGCTAACGTGGTGAAGAGTGTTCGTTTGGCTAAGTAGGATTCTGCTAGATGTTTTATACATACGTTTCAAAGAGCTATAAGGTAGTCGCTCAAAGTCCAGGCTAAAGTGACAAGAATGATTGCTACTCGAAGACGACTTGTGACgcattatacttattaataactaaataaaaaaaaacattacctaaagataaatagtttaatattcgGTCGGCCGGGTACCCTAGATATCCGCTAGAATATGCCGTATAGTGTGTAGGCCGCCGGATAGGCCGGATACCGGATATCTGCTTCATCTCTAATCAGTACACATTTCATAGCCTCAGGTATGTACTGGTTAAACTTAAAGTTTCCAAATCGATGGTGCAACTCACACACGAAAGTGGAATCTAGAACTTTAAGAACAAAGTTGCACTAATCCTGCGCCCAGCAACATTGTCACCTTTGTTAAAAATCAAACCATCTAGGATTTTTGGTAACCAGTAGGGATTGTGTAGCTGTTCAGGATTTGTAAAAGACAAAACCACTTACTCTATTTCATCACCGTCATCATACAGCGGGGTGTATTCTGTATCTGAATCCTCAGAATCGTCTGCTAACTTCTTAAAACCTGGTGTAGTGGCGGCCATTGTGCCTTATCTTATAACTGGAACAAGAATATTGTATACTCCATATTTATCACACTGTACACCTTTTCacattattctaatatttttttaattattcatgctTTTGAAAACGTTAAAGTACAAAGTTTTCACTATGCGTTGCCtattaaagcaaacaatatCGACGGGTACCCATTTCGAGTATACCTCAAGAGGCATCGTGAA containing:
- the LOC119191992 gene encoding LOW QUALITY PROTEIN: chitin synthase chs-2-like (The sequence of the model RefSeq protein was modified relative to this genomic sequence to represent the inferred CDS: inserted 3 bases in 2 codons): MAATTPGFKKLADDSEDSDTEYTPLYDDGDEIDQRTAQETKGWNLFREIPVKKESGSMATKNWIETSVKILKVLAYILVFCAVLGSAVIAKGTLLFITSQLKKDRQITHCNRRLALDQQFITVHSLEERITWLWAALIVFGVPELGVFLRSVRICFFKTAKKPTKTQFIIAFITETLQAIGIAALVLIILPELDAVKGAMLMNAMCAIPALLNIFTRDRMDSKFSIKLILDVLAISAQATAFVVWPLMERTPVLWTIPVACVLVSLGFWENFVDTYNKSYVFTVLQELRDNLKRTRYYTQRVLSVWKIIVFMACILISLHMQNDNPFTFFTHASKAFGERQYVVNEVLIVVRDDETIGYDVTGGIFELDAIWTSALWVALIQVGAAYFCFGSAKFACKILIQNFSFTLALTLVGPVAINLLIAFCGMRNADPCAFHKTIPDNLFYEIPPVYFLREYVGHEMAWVWLLWLISQAWIVFHTWQPRCERLSATDKLFAKPWYIGPLIDQSLLLNRTKDLDNDCQVEDLKGLGDDSSVGSDLAIVKDIKPSDSITRIQVCATMWHETNEEMIEFLKSIFRLDEDQXARRVAQKYLGIVDPDYYELECHIFMDDAFEISDHSAEDSQVNRFVKCLVDAVDEAASEVHLTNVRLRPPKKYPTPYGGKLIWTMPGKNKLICHLKDKSKIRHRKRWSQVMYMYYFLGHRLMDLPISVDRKEVIAENTYLLALDGDIDFKPSAVTLLVDLMKKDKNLGAACGRIHPVGSGFTAWYQKFEYAIGHWLQKATEHMIGCVLCSPGCFSLFRGKALMDDNVMKKYTLTSNEARHYVQYDQGEDRWLCTLLLQRGYRVEYSAASDAYTHCPXRFDEFFNQRRRWVPSTMANIFDLLADSKRTVQVNDNISTLYIVYQCMLMM